GTAGATAAAATTTGGAAAGTTGTAAATGAGGGTAATAATATATATACTTTTGAAACGCGAAATCTAGGTAGATATTTATATCATAACTCAGACAACACTATTATTCATTCTAATAAAACAGATGATAGAAGCAAGTGGCTACTAGAACCAGTTGGAGTTCTTAGCATAGATAAAAATAAAGATTTAGATTATTTAAAAGTATACCCAAACCCAACAAACAGTAACTTTACAATAGAACTTAATAACATAAATGCTACCAGTTTTAAGATTTATAATGTTTTAGGTAAAGTTGTTTATAAAAATGAAACTAAAAGTAAAAGTATTCTGCTAAATAAAGAGAATCTTTTTAAACCTGGTGTTTATTTGATTAAGGTTTTAGATGATCAACAAAAAGTATATCATTCTAAACTAATTATAAAATAAGTTAATTTAAAATTATAGTATTACCGCTTGTTGTGCATTTTCACCTTTTTTATAACTCTAAAATATCTTTTCGAGTGATTTTGAGGTACGAAAAATTATATCTAGAACAATTTATTAACTTAAAATACGTATTCTCGATACAAATTTTACGCATTGCAATCGTAAAATTTATTCGAATTGACAGAATTTTATCAAAATGCACAAAAGGTTATTACCTTATAAATTAAAATATAAAAATGGAAAGACGTAGTTTTTTACAATTATCTGCATTAGCAGGTTTAGGTTTATCTCTGCCAACTGTAGGTGTTTTAAATTCATGTTCAAATCATGCAGATCATTCGCTAGAGTTTAAAAAATTAACATCTAATCTTTTAAAAGATTGGTGTGATGGTATGTTACGAGTACAAATAAACAATCCATCTAATTTAGAAGAACACGGAGCCTTAGGTTGCCCATCATGTTCACACATTCATGGGCGTTGTATGGATGCAGTGTACCCTTTTTTGTATATGGCAGATATTACTGGAGATAAAAAATATTTAGAAGGAGCAATTTTAGTAATGGGTTGGGCAGAACATAACGTTTCTCAAGAAAATGGTAGTTGGAGTGTTATTCCTAATCCAAATTCGTGGAAAGGGATTACTGTTTTTGGAGCTATTGCTTTGGCAGAAGGATTACATTATCATGGACATGTTTTAGAAAAAGAACTTAGAAATACTTGGACCAAAAGATTAGAAAGAGCAGGACAGTATATTTACGATACATTTACAATTGATTTTACCAATATAAATTACGGTGGTACTGCAATTTATGGTTTAAATTTAATAGGAAATGTTGTTAAAAATGATGCCTTTATTGCTAAAAGTAAAACGTTAGCAGCAGATGTAAAACTGTATTTTACAGAAAACGAAGGTTTATTATTTGGAGAGTGTAAAAAGAGTTCTAAAAAATTAAGTGTAAAAGGTTTACACGGTGTAGATTTAGGCTATAATGTTGAAGAAACATTAAATAGTTTAGTAATGTACGCCTTAAAAGAGAAAGATGAAGAATTATTACAATTAGTTACAAAATCATTAAACAGTCATTTAGAATTTATGTTACCAGATGGCGCTTGGGATAATAGTTGGGGTACGCGTCAATACAAATGGAGTTATTGGGGGAGTAGAACTTGCGATGGTAGTCAGCCAGCATTTGGTATGATGGCGCATATAAACCCGGCATTTGGTACTGCTGCTGTAAAAAATACAGAATTATTGCAACGTTGTACGGCAGATGGTTTAATCCATGGAGGCCCACACTTTATATCTCATGGAGTACCTCCTTGTGTGCATCATACTTTTACGCATGCAAAACCATTAACAGCGTTATTAGATCATTGGCAGCATTTACCAGAAATTAATAAAAATACAGCTTTACCTAGAAAAAATACAGATGGAGTTACTCACTTTAAAGATTTAGATGTTTCACTTTTTGCACGTGGAGATTGGCGAGGTACAGTAAGTGCTTATGATGCAGAATACCATTATAAGTATGATTTTCGTCAGGCAACAGGAGGTGCTTTAGGGGTTTTATATCACAATAAAGTTGGTTTATTATGTGCTGCAAGTATGGCCGTTTATCAATTGGTAGAAAAAAACAATCAACAAGTTCAACCTGGTAAAGATATCGCTTTAACACCTAGAATAGAAACTTATAAAGGTAATCAATGGTATACAAATCTTTTCGATTTAACAGCTAATGTAAGTACATCTGATAGCAATGGCGAAATAGAATTACTAACAGATGTAAAACTTAAAAATGAAGCAAGAGAAGTGGTAGCAGAAACTGCTTCTAACTTTAAAATAGCTTATAAATGTACGGTAGATGAAATGAATATTTGTGTAAAAACAAAACAGCCTATTATAGAAAATACGGCTTTTGTTTTGCCAATAGCATCACCAACAGGAGAAGTGGTTAGTTGGGTAAATGATAATGAAATTACAATTCAGAAACCAGAAGGATTGGTAAGAATAAAAGCAAATACTGCTATAAAAATGAAAGAAATTGTAGGGTCCAGAACTTTTAATATGGTTCCTGGTGTAGAAGCAATTCCTTTAGAGTTTTTTTTAGATAAAAGTAATAAAGAATTGTCTATAGCAATTACAGTAAGTTAAATAGAATTTAGCTAGTTTTAAAAAAAAACTTAAAACATTAATTTTAATGTTTTAAGTTTTTTTAATTTTTAATAAAAAGTAAAGTGATGTCTATTTATTTTTAAAATTGAAATAATTTTTAGCATTGTAATAGCAAATATCACTTACAATTTTACCTAAGAATTTTTCATCATTTGGTAATTCTCCTTTTTCAACATCAGTACCAATAATATTACATAAAATTCTTCTAAAATATTCATGTCTTGGAAAAGATAAAAAGCTTCTAGAGTCGGTTAACATTCCAACAAAACAACTTAATAGACCTTGATTAGAAAGTGTTTCAATTTGTTTTTCCATTCCGTCTTTTTGGTCTAAAAACCACCAAGCTGCACCAAACTGTACTTTACCTTTAATAGTACCATCGTTAAAATTACCAACCATAGTTGCAAATACTTCATTATCTGCAGGGTTTAAATTGTAAACAATAGTTTTTGTTAATTGATTAGTGCTGTCTAAGGTGTTTAAAAAACCACTTAAGGCTTTAGCTTGAGAGAAATCTCCAATAGAATCAAACCCCGTATCAGGTCCAAGTTCACTTAATAATCGTTTATTATTATTTCTAATTGCACCCAAATGCAATTGTTGTGTCCAACCTTTTTTATGATACATTTTACCTAAAGAAATCATTGTTTTTGCTTTAAAGAAAGCAACCTCTTCATTCGTTAAGTTTTCGTTAGCTTTTACTTTATTAAAAAGTGTAGCAATATCATATATTTCTGTATCAAAATAAGACAATTGTTCTAAACCGTGGTCAGACAATTTACAGCCATTTTCATTAAAAAAAGAAATTCTATTTTCTAAAGCATTTAAAAGATCTTGATAACTATTTATAGATAAACTACTTGCTTTTTCTAGTGCTGTAAGATATTGGTTGTAAGCTTTTACATCTTCTACGGCAAAAGATTTGTCGGGTCTAAAAGTTGGAAAAGCATTAACTTTAGAAGCATCTTTTTGAATAGCAATATGATGTTTTAAATCATCAATAGGATCATCAGTTGTACATAAACTTTCTACATTTAGCATTTTTAATAAACCATTAGCAGAGTGTGTTTTGTTTTGTAATAGTTTAGCTGTTTTATTGTAAATTTCTTCTGCATTTTCTGATGATAAAATTTCATCAATTCCAAAATAAGCTTTCAATTCTAAATGAGTCCAATGAAACAAAGGATTTCTAACTGTAAAAGGAACCACTTCTGCCCATTTTAAAAACTTTTCTTTATCAGTTGCATTCCCTGTTATATATTTCTCATTAATACCAAAAGCACGCATTGCTCTCCATTTATAATGATCGCCATATAACCAAACTTGTGTTATGTTTTCAAATTGAGTGTCTTCTGCTATTTGTTGAGGTGATAAATGATTATGATAATCTATAATCGGTAGTTTTTTGGCAAAATCATGATATAACTTTTTTGCAAAATCATTTTGAAGTAAAAAGTCATCCTTTAGAAATGTTTTCATTTTTTTAGTATAAGTGTAATTCGTAATTGAAGTGAAATTTTAAAAACAAAGATACAAATTAGTGCTATTTATCATCTAATAACTACCTTGTTTTAAGTTGATAAAAATAAATAAATAAGCGTTATTTAGGTATCTTTTTTTTAGTTATAAAAAGTTAGTTTTTACTGTTTCTATATTGTTTTGGTGTAATGCCTATTTTTTGCTTAAACAACCGGTTAAAGTAATAATCAGATTCAAAACCTAGCTCAAAAGCAATTTCTCTTTGTGTTTTGTTTGTTCTAATTAATAAATCTTTAGATTTTTCTATTTTTAGAAGTAAAAAGTATTGCAAAGGCGATATTCCTGTTTGTTTTTTAAAATCAATTCTAAATTTAGAATAACTAACCCCAAGGTCTAACGCTATTTTCTTTAAATCGATAGATTCATTTATTTTCTTATACATTAAATGTTTGGTGTAAGAAACCATCGAACCTAAATAATTGTCATC
The nucleotide sequence above comes from Polaribacter butkevichii. Encoded proteins:
- the uxaC gene encoding glucuronate isomerase; translated protein: MKTFLKDDFLLQNDFAKKLYHDFAKKLPIIDYHNHLSPQQIAEDTQFENITQVWLYGDHYKWRAMRAFGINEKYITGNATDKEKFLKWAEVVPFTVRNPLFHWTHLELKAYFGIDEILSSENAEEIYNKTAKLLQNKTHSANGLLKMLNVESLCTTDDPIDDLKHHIAIQKDASKVNAFPTFRPDKSFAVEDVKAYNQYLTALEKASSLSINSYQDLLNALENRISFFNENGCKLSDHGLEQLSYFDTEIYDIATLFNKVKANENLTNEEVAFFKAKTMISLGKMYHKKGWTQQLHLGAIRNNNKRLLSELGPDTGFDSIGDFSQAKALSGFLNTLDSTNQLTKTIVYNLNPADNEVFATMVGNFNDGTIKGKVQFGAAWWFLDQKDGMEKQIETLSNQGLLSCFVGMLTDSRSFLSFPRHEYFRRILCNIIGTDVEKGELPNDEKFLGKIVSDICYYNAKNYFNFKNK